Below is a genomic region from Citrobacter europaeus.
TGTTAGGTGATGAAAAACAGATGATTGAACAGGCGCAATTGGGCGCTATCGATATTATTCGCGTTTCAATGACGCCGGTTGCCGCCATTCTCCCTGAAATTAACGTCTTTACCCTGCCGTATATCTTTCGTGATGAAGACCATCTGCATAAGGTTCTCGACGGCATGATCGGTCAGGAGATTGGCGACCGTCTGACGGCCAACACCAAATCGCGGCTGGTGTTCCTCGGCTGGATGGATGCCGGAACGCGTAATCTAATCACCAAAAATCCGGTGGTGAAACCGGAAGATTTACACGGTATGAAAATCCGCGTTCAAGGAAGTCCGATAGCGCTGGATACCCTGAAAGCGATGGGCGCTAACTCCGTTGTGATGGGCGTCAGTGAAGTATTTAGCGGCATGCAGACCGGCGTTATTGATGGCACGGAAAATAATCCGCCAACGTTTGTTGCGCATAACTATTTGCCGGTCGTGAAAAACTATACCTGGAGCAAACACTTTATTATTCCTGAGCTTTTTCTGTTCTCGAAAGCTAAATGGGATAAGTTGAAAAAAGAAGACCAGGATCTCATTATTAAACTCGCTAAAGAAGCCCAGGTAGAGCAACGCAAACTTTGGCAGGATTATAATGCGAAATCGCTGGAGACCATGAAAGCCAATGGTGTTCAGTTCCACGATATTGATACGGACTATTTCTATAAAGCCACGCAGTCAGTGCGGGATAATTACGGTAAAGACCACCAGGATTTGATCAAACGTATTCAGGATGTGAAGTAATTCATCAGGTGGAGGATATCAACCCTCCGCCTGAATCTTTTGATTAATTCGAGGTGATGATTATGGGTGAATGCTATTCATCGGTAATGGATTTTCTTTATCGAGTGTCAATGTGGATTGCCGGTATCGCATTATTGGTCATGGTCGCCATTATCCCTATTGGCATATTCGCGCGTTATGTTCTGAATAACGCCCTGTCATGGCCAGAACCCGTCGCCATTCTTTGTATGGTGACATTCACCTTTATTGGCGCGGCGGTAAGCTATCGTGCAGGCTCGCATATCGCGGTGAGCATGGTGACTGACCGTCTGGGTGATGCTTCCCGCCGTTATTGTTCGGTAATCGCAGACGTTATGCTGGTGGCGATAAGCTTGTTTATCCTCTGGTACGGAACCAATCTCTGTCTTGAACTGTGGGACCAGCCCGTGGCGGAATTCCCGCTTTTAAGCGCCGGGCAAAACTATCTTCCGTTGCCGATTGGCTCTGCCATAACGCTGCTGTTTATCGCAGAAAAGATTTTCCGTGGTCCGCAGTACCAACGTCCCGTTGTCATGCTGGGATCGACCAGCTAGTTACCGCCCCCATTTCAGAAAGGAAAGCAGATGGATGCATTTATTCTCGTCTTTACGCTCGGCATTATGCTGGCGATTGGGGTACCGGTAGCGTACGCGGTTGGCATTAGCGCCATCATTGGGGCCTGGTATATAGATATTCCGCTGGAAGCAGTAATGATCCAACTGACCAGCGGGGTGAATAAGTTTTCGCTGCTGGCGATCCCATTCTTTATTCTGGCCGGGGCTATTATGGCCGAAGGAGGAATTGCGCGGCGACTGGTGAACTTTGCCTATATTTTCGTTGGCTTTATTCGCGGTGGGCTGTCGCTGGTAAACATTGTGGCATCGACCTTTTTTGGCGCCATTTCCGGATCGTCCGTGGCCGATACCGCGTCCATCGGTTCGGTAATGATCCCTGAGATGGATAAAAAAGGTTATCCGCGCGACTTTGCCGCGGCGGTCACTGCCAGCGGCTCGGTACAGGCGATCCTCACGCCGCCCAGTCATAACTCGGTTATCTACTCGCTGGCAACGGGTGGGACGGTGTCGATTGCTGCGCTGTTCATCGCCGGGATCCTGCCGGGCCTGCTGTTAAGCTTCAGCCTGATGGTCATGTGCGTGGCTTTCGCGCACAAACGCGGTTATCCAAAAGGGGAACGCGTACCGTTTCGCCAGGCGCTGAAGATTTTCGTCGATACGCTGTGGGGATTGATGACGGTTGTGATCATCATGGGCGGCATCCTGTCAGGTATCTTTACCGCGACGGAGTCTGCGGCGATTGCCTGCCTGTGGGCCTTCTTTGTCACCATGTTTATCTATCGTGACTATAAATGGTCTGAGCTGCCGAAGCTGATGTTCCGCACGGTGAAAACGGTCACGATCGTCATGATCCTGATAGGCTTTGCCGCTGCGTTCGGTGCCGTCATGACCTATATGCAGTTGCCGATGCGTATCACTGAAGCCTTCACCAGCATCTCGGACAACAAATACGTCATTCTGATGTGCATTAACATCATGCTGCTGCTGATCGGTACGCTGATGGATATGGCGCCGCTGATCCTGATTTTGACGCCGGTTCTGCTGCCGGTGACCAACGCGCTCGGTATTGATCCGGTCCATTTTGGCATGATCATGCTGGTGAACTTAGGGATCGGCCTGATTACGCCGCCGGTAGGGTCGGTGCTGTTTGTGGCCAGTGCGGTGAGTAAGCAGAAAATAGAGCAGGTGGTAAAGGCGATGTTGCCATTCTACCTTGTGCTATTCCTGGTGCTGATGCTCGTGACGTACATTCCGGCGATTTCGCTGTTCCTGCCGAAACTGTTTGGTGTGATGTGATAAATGCCCGGTGGCGCTCGCGCTTACCGGGCCTGTAAACTACCCGTGCGTTGGCCGGACGAGGCGAAGCCGCCATCCGGCGCAAGGAGACTTAGCGACGAACGGCGATCGCTTCAATCTCGATTTTCACGTCTTTCGGCAGACGGGCAACTTCTACGCA
It encodes:
- a CDS encoding TRAP transporter small permease translates to MGECYSSVMDFLYRVSMWIAGIALLVMVAIIPIGIFARYVLNNALSWPEPVAILCMVTFTFIGAAVSYRAGSHIAVSMVTDRLGDASRRYCSVIADVMLVAISLFILWYGTNLCLELWDQPVAEFPLLSAGQNYLPLPIGSAITLLFIAEKIFRGPQYQRPVVMLGSTS
- a CDS encoding TRAP transporter substrate-binding protein translates to MKLTKNLLSLCIGASVLLASHATLAQTFRAADVHPADYPNVVAVKHMGEKLSAATDGRLEIKTFPGGVLGDEKQMIEQAQLGAIDIIRVSMTPVAAILPEINVFTLPYIFRDEDHLHKVLDGMIGQEIGDRLTANTKSRLVFLGWMDAGTRNLITKNPVVKPEDLHGMKIRVQGSPIALDTLKAMGANSVVMGVSEVFSGMQTGVIDGTENNPPTFVAHNYLPVVKNYTWSKHFIIPELFLFSKAKWDKLKKEDQDLIIKLAKEAQVEQRKLWQDYNAKSLETMKANGVQFHDIDTDYFYKATQSVRDNYGKDHQDLIKRIQDVK
- a CDS encoding TRAP transporter large permease; this encodes MDAFILVFTLGIMLAIGVPVAYAVGISAIIGAWYIDIPLEAVMIQLTSGVNKFSLLAIPFFILAGAIMAEGGIARRLVNFAYIFVGFIRGGLSLVNIVASTFFGAISGSSVADTASIGSVMIPEMDKKGYPRDFAAAVTASGSVQAILTPPSHNSVIYSLATGGTVSIAALFIAGILPGLLLSFSLMVMCVAFAHKRGYPKGERVPFRQALKIFVDTLWGLMTVVIIMGGILSGIFTATESAAIACLWAFFVTMFIYRDYKWSELPKLMFRTVKTVTIVMILIGFAAAFGAVMTYMQLPMRITEAFTSISDNKYVILMCINIMLLLIGTLMDMAPLILILTPVLLPVTNALGIDPVHFGMIMLVNLGIGLITPPVGSVLFVASAVSKQKIEQVVKAMLPFYLVLFLVLMLVTYIPAISLFLPKLFGVM